From Lycium ferocissimum isolate CSIRO_LF1 chromosome 12, AGI_CSIRO_Lferr_CH_V1, whole genome shotgun sequence, one genomic window encodes:
- the LOC132040481 gene encoding protein RADIALIS-like 4, whose amino-acid sequence MASTSTWTWEQNKKFENALAIFDKDTPDRWSNVAKACGKTEEEVKLHYEKIVEDIKDIESGKIPLPKYREASVGETSNRYNCKDDEQRMRSLKLK is encoded by the exons atggcctcaacttcaacatggaCTTGGGAGCAAAACAAGAAGTTTGAGAATGCATTGGCTATTTTTGACAAGGACACACCAGATAGGTGGAGTAATGTGGCTAAGGCTTGTGGCAAGACTGAGGAAGAAGTGAAATTGCACTATGAAAAAATAGTGGAAGATATCAAAGACATTGAGTCTGGTAAAATTCCTTTGCCTAAATATAGAGAGGCAAGTGTTGGCGAAACTAGCAATAGGTACAATTGCAAGGATGATGAACAAAG GATGAGGTCTCTCAAgctcaagtag